The following is a genomic window from Sphingobacterium spiritivorum.
GCTGAAAATTCTTTTACGTAATTATCACGTGTCGAAAAACCAAGATCTCCACCTGCAACAGCAGATCCCTTATCCTCAGAATAAAGTCTTGCTATTGTTCCGAAATCCGAACCGTCCACAATTTGTTTGCGAAGATCTTCAGCCCGCTTGCGGGATGCTTCTTTTTCTTCTTTAGTGAGTACCGGGTACATCACGATTTCTCCGATTTCAACTTCCGTATCAAAATAAGGCAGACTGTCTTTGTTCAGACCTTCAAAATATCTTTTGACCTCCAAAGGAGTTACATCTATTTTCTGAACAATATTCTGCTGCATTTTCTGGGCTTTCAATTGCTCTGCCACACTTGTGCGCATTTCTTCCTTATACTGTAACAGCGATCTGTTCAGAAAACTTTCCAACCTTTCTTTTCCTCCTGCCTGACGGGTCATCACATTGAGGCGGTTGTTGAGATTATCATCTACTTCAGATTCGGATACTTCAATCGAATCCAGTACTGCCTGTTGGGCAAGAAGCTTTTGCGTTAATAACTGCTGAAGAATATAGCATTTGAAATCTTCGTTAGGACTCATGCCCTGAGCTAAGTTTTGAGAATACTGCATATCAATATCTGATTGCAATATGATATTAGCTCCCACTGTAGCCACCACTCTGTCTACTATTTTGCCCTGTGCGAAAGTGAAATTTATACTTCCCAACACACAAAATAGTAACACACATAACTGTTTGATCATTCTTAGTGAAATTGAATTACGTTGTGAATATGATATTTGACTATCAAAATCTTATACTCATCTAAACTAACGCAAAAATATCAGATTAAATTAACTTTTTGATGTTTTGGACAAAAATAATTGCCATATAACATCGAGGAAAGTTATCTTTATCCAACGTTAGTTTTTACAAAAGGCTAAATTACATATTTGGTTAGGATGAGTCATTGACATTTAACCAATTTTAACAAATCATAACTTATGAATACTTTAAGAACCTGTCTGATACCAATGATCTTTTTGTGTACGCTATTAATGCCTTCTGTGGGAATCGCCCAGACAAATGTTCCGCTTTTTGTAGGGACATATACGCAGCCCGGAAAAAGTAAAGGAATATACATATACGATTTTAATCAAAAGAGCAGGCAAGCTAACCTGCTGAACACAACCTCTTGTAACAATCCGTCGTTTTTAGCTAAAAGTAAAGATGGAAAGACACTTTATGCGGTGAGTGAAAAGAATGACGGTACAGAAAACCTTGCAGCTTATCATTTTGATGGAAAACAATTAACGTTTTTAAATGAAGTAAATGTCGGGGGAGCGGATCCTTGCCATGTTTCCCTGAGCAATACGGACCCTATCGCTGTCGTTTCGAATTATTCCGGTGGCTCTTTTGCAGTTTTCAGCCTGAATACCGATGGTAGTATTGCTGCCAGAGATACTCTTGTGCAGCACAGTGGCAAAGGTATAGATGCTTCCCGTCAGGACAAACCACATGTACATTCTGCATTTTTCGCACCGGATTTTAAGACAATCTTTGTCCAGGATTTAGGCACGGATAAGATTAGTATTTATCCGGTAAAACAAACAAATGGCATCTATGGAGTAGGCACCCCATCCATCATCCATACTCCGGCAGGAGGAGGACCACGTCATATCGCTATTGCTAAAGATGGAAAGTCTTTTTATCTGGTCACGGAGATGACTGCAAAAGTTGTTGCATATGCAAAGAAGAAAGGTAAATGGGAACTTATACAAGAAATAGATATCAATAGAGCCGGATTTAGCGGAGGAAACGGTGCAGCGGAAATAAAACTGTCTCCTGACGGAAAATTTGTGTATGCTTCCAATAGAGGAGATGCAAATATAATCACTGCTTTCAAAGTTTTAAAAGATAGAAAGCTAATAGTTGTTGATACATATAATGTGGGAGGCAGGGGACCGCGTAATTTTAATTTTTCACCTGACGGCCAGTCAATTCTAGTCGGAAACCAGTATACAGATAATATAACGCTATTTAAACGTGATATTGCCACAGGTTCGTTACAAAAATTAGAGTCCGATATAAATATTTTTTCTCCCGTCTGTATTGTTTTTTGATTGATATTTGCTAGCTTGCTTTAACAATTGTTAACAACCTGAATATTTTTGAAGAGGGATTATGAAAAGAGAGCCTAACGAATATATATTCAAAAAATATTATCCCCGCCTTTGTCATTTTGCGTGGAAGCTGCTTGGAGTCAAATCTCAGGCCGAAGATGTGGTACAGGATGCCTTCTGCACTTACTTTGATCAGCAGGAAAATGTGTCCGGTGAAGAGAATGCTGTAAAAAACTTTTTATACACAGCTGTACGCTTTTCCTGTTACAATATTCACCGGAGAGAAAAAATTCAGGAACGTTACTGGATGCTCAATCCGATAAAAGAAGAAGAAGAAAGTCAGGTGGAGCATTCCCTTATTTTTTCGGAAGTAATTGCAGATGTATATCGTGTTGTTGCCGAGATGCCAAAATCTTGTCAGCATGTTTTCCGTATGGGCTACCTGGAAGGCCTTTCCAATCTGGAAATAGCCGAAAAACTTGATATTAGTATCAATACTGTAAAAACTCAAAAACAAAGAGGAATGAAAACACTATTAGCCAAACTGGATCCTGAGCTTTTGGCGGTTTTTGTTATTTTGTTCAGTATTAAATAATCCTTTATTTAATTGATTAAGTCCTGTTTCTCCTGATTATATTCCGGAAATAGTATTCTTGTTTACATACACCTAACAAAAAATTAAAATTATTTTAACTTCTTGTCACCCTTTTATGACCTGAATGTTTCTATATATATACAATGTTATGAAAAGAAACCATTTTTACACCAGCCAATTAGTCAAAAAGTACCTCAGAAACCAGCTTTCTGAGCAGGAAGCTATTGATTTCAGAGACTGGCTGGCTTCCGATCATAAGAATAAAGATCTCGTGGAGAACTTTAAAAATGCCAATGCAATAGAAGAAGATCTTAATTTTATGCATGATGTTGATGTAGACGCCGCGTGGGATAAAGTAAATGTTAAACAGGGAAAAAAGCGTAAACCAAACTATTACAAGTATACCGCTGTAGCGGCACTTGTGGCTATGTGTTTCTCTTTGACATGGATCTGGTTAAATCAACAGTCTGATACAGTCGCGCATAAATCAATTGTTGCTGATACTTCAGGAAAATATAAAAATGATGTTCTTCCCGGCACGAGCGGAGCACATCTTATTCTGGCAGACGGAAGTCATGTGGATGTGTCGGATACAAAGACAATTTCTAAAGACGCAAAAGTAGAGGGAAGTAAAGACGGAATACGGTATGTAGATCAGGGAGCGACAAAAGCCCTTGTTTATAATACCCTTGTTGTACCCAAAGCCAGTTTTTTTAAAATCGAACTTTCGGATGGTACTAAGGTTTGGGTCAATGCTGTTTCGAAGTTGAAATTTCCGGTACAGTTTTCCGGTAATGAGCGGAGAGTATACTTGGAAGGAGAGGCCTATTTTGAAGTTGCCAAAGATGCATCAAGACCTTTTGTTGTAGAGGCCGGTGGAAATTCGATAAAAGTACTGGGTACACATTTTAATGTGAATTCTTACTCCAAAGCCGTCAAAACAACTCTGGTAGAAGGAAAAGTAGAGGTTTCTAATGGTGAGATGAGTGCTTTATTATTGCCGGGAGAATCCGCATTATCAACAGATCAATCTGTTAAAAAGTCGAGATCTGATTTTAGAAAAGAGCTTGCCTGGAAAAACAATGAGTTCTATTTTAAAGGAGATAATATAGCATCAATAGCAGCCGAATTATCCCGGTGGTATGATTTGGATGTTTCGTTTATCGGTCAGATAGAATTTGATAAAGGATATTCAGGAAGTATAGAAAGAAATGTTAACCTGAGTCAGGTCTTAGAAATGCTTCGTTACGTCAGTCATCTTGACTTTGACGTCGATGGAAAGAAACTTACAATTATTAACAAACATATAAACAGAAAAACTATGGAAAAATGATACGCTCTAGATTACAAAAAAACAGGGATGTTGCAGCACCCCTGTCCATGAATTAATTAGGAACTGAAATTTAAGTGAACTAACCCAAATTACCCAATTACTCAAATGTATGAAAAACTTATTATTTCGCAAACAGCTTGATTCGCGTCAGGAAAAAGCTCGTTTGCGCCAATTATTACTAACCATGAAAATTACGGTTATACTATCATTGGTTTTTATGACTTGTGTACATGCTGATAGTGTGGCTCAGAAAGTATCCCTGTCATTGAAAAACGCAAAATTGGAGGAAGTATTTTCATCCATCTCTAAACAAACCAAATACAGGTTTTTGTATGAAGATGAGGTGATTAGAAATGCTAAACCTGTAAATGTAGAATTGAAAGGTGCTTCTGTAGAGAGTGCACTTTCTAACGTTTTGAATAGTACAGACTATTCCTTTAAAATAATTGCAGGAACAATTACTGTAAATAAAATTACATCAGTAGCAAGTCGTAATCTTGATATTCAAAGACCTGTTACCGGAACCATCAAAGATGAGAACGGCAGACCACTTGCAGGAGCAACAGTTTCTGTAAAAGGGTCTTCGACTTCGACAAGTACTAATGATCAGGGATATTTTTCTATCAATGCCGCATCTAATGCAACTTTAGTTGTACGATTTGTCGGATTCAATCCAAGAGAAATCAGTGTGTCAGGACGCTCTTCTATTGAAATACAATTATCTAATGAAGATAAAGCTTTAGAAGAAGTCGTTATTACCGGTCTTGGAGCAAAGATTGATAAACGTACCTTTACCGGAGCAACTGCTAAAGTAAATATGAAAGATATTGAATTAGGAGGTTTGCCTGATCCATCCAGAGCGCTGGAAGGAAGAGTTGCCGGTGTGAGTGTGCAAAATACTACAGGAACATTTGGTACAGCTCCTAAAATCCGTGTCCGCGGTGCGACTTCTATTTATGGAAGCTCTAAACCGTTATGGGTTGTAGATGGTATTATCATTGAGGATGTAGCCGATGTTTCATCTGATGATCTTTCCTCCGGAGATGCATTAACGTTAATCAGTTCTGCTGTAGCAGGCCTTAATGCAAACGATATTGAATCGTTTACAGTGTTGAAAGATGGTTCTGCAACATCTATTTATGGTGCCCGTGCAATGGGTGGGGTTATCGTTGTAACGACTAAAAGAGGAACTGCTGGTAGAAATTCAGCAAGTTATGTAGGCGAATTTACTTCTCGTGATATCCCTTCTTATAATAATTTTGATATCATGAACTCGCAGGAGCAAATGTCATTTTATCAGATGTTAGAGCAGCGTGGCTGGTTAAATATGGCTAATGTGGCAAGTAGGTCTGTGTCAGGTGTTTATGGTAAAATGTATGAGTTGATTAAGTCTGGTCAACTGGAAAATACAACAGAAAGTAAAAATGCTTACTTGAGAGAGGCAGAGTACAGAAATACAGACTGGTTTAAGCAACTGTTTAGCCGTACTGTTATGCAAAACCATTCTGTCAGTTTAACATCCGGAACAGAAAAAGCGCAATACTATACCTCATTAAGTGGAGTATTTGATAACGGCTGGACTAAGAAAAGTGATGTAAAACGTTACACAGCATTATTCAATGCTACTTATAATCTTTACGATAACTTAAAATTAGATTTGAGATCTAACGGATCATATCGTGATCAACGTGCTCCGGGTACTTTGGGACAATCTGTCAACTTGGTAACTATGGATGTAAGACGTGATTTTGATATTAATCCATACTCATATGCATTAAATTCATCTCGTACTTTAGATCCAAATGAATTTTACGCTCGAAATTATGCTCCGTTTAATATTCTTCATGAATTGGAGAACAACTACATGGACATTAATGCCGCAGATGTTAAGTTTCAGGGTGAATTAAAATGGAAAGTAATCAAGCCTTTGGAATTGGGATTATTAGCTGCAACGAGATATCAGCAAACCTCTCAACAACACTATATTAAGGATCAGTCAAATCAGGCTTTAGCTTACAGATGGATGCCAACAACGTTTATTCGTGATGCGAATCCATTCCTGTACACGAATCCGGATAATCCTTATGCAGTGCCTGAAACAGTATTACCAAATGGTGGTATCTACAACCGTACAGACTACAAAATGTGGACAAAAGATTTTCGTTTCACAGCAGCATATGATCAGACATTCAATGATATTCATAAATTGTATGTTTTTGCGGGAGCGGAATCTAACTCTGTAGACAGAAATAACAACTGGTTCAGAGGCTGGGGTATGCAATATGATTTAGGTGAGATTCCGTTTGTTGATTACAAAGTATTCAAAAAAGGAGCGGAAGAAAATTCGCAGTATTACACGATAAGTAATACCCGAAGCAGACAAGTTGCATTTTACGGAACGGCAAACTATACGTTTGATAATCGTTATACCATCAATGGAACATTACGTTATGAAGGTACAAATCGCTTAGGAAGAACAACTTCTGCCCGCTGGATGCCGACATGGAACGTGTCTGGTATGTGGAATGTAACGGAAGAGAGTTTCTTTAAGGCATTAGAGTCACCAATATCAAATCTATCTCTTAAAGCATCTTATAGCTTAACAGCAGATAGGGGCCCAGCTTTTGTAACAAATTCTAAAGTAATTATCCGAAGCTTTAATCCATGGAGACCAAACGTTTCAGATAAAGAGACAGGATTAAACATTTCTACTCTTGAAAACTCAGAATTAACGTATGAAAAGAAACATGAGTTTAACTTCGGAACGTCTATAGGCTTATTCCAAAATCGTATAGCTTTAGACTTTGACTACTACAAGAGAAAGAACTTTGATCTAATTGGTATTGTTAATACACAAGGATTAGGAGGGGAAATTTCGAAATATGGTAACGTCGCAGACATGGAATCTCACGGGGTAGAGTTCAGTTTATCTGCAACAATTCTAAAAAATGATAACTTTTCATGGAGTTCCAGCTTCATATATAGCAAAGCGAAAAATAAAGTAACATCATTAGAGAACAATAGTCGTGTTGGTGATCTGATCGTTGGAAATGGATTTGCGCTTGAAGGATATCCTGTTCGTTCATTATTCTCGATTCCATTTTCACATTTGACAAGCAGCGGTTTACCTGTTTTCAATTATATTAACGGTACGCAAACTACTACAGGTATCAATTTTCAAAGCAGAGAAAACTTCGATTATCTGAAATATGAAGGACCAACAGATCCTACAGACATGGGTAGTTTTGGTAATATTTTCACGTACAAAAACTTTAGGTTGAATGTCTTCCTTACGTATTCATTTGGTAATGTTATACGTAGAGATCCGGCATATGCTACAGGTTATTCAGATCTTAATGCAATGCCACGTGAATTCTGGGATGCCTGGACCGTTCCAGGTGATGAAAACTTAACTAATATTCCTGTAATACTGGATAACCGTTTTATCCGTAACAACAGTCAATATAGTTATGCTTATAATGCGTACAACTACTCAACAGAAACACTTGCTAAAGGAGATTTTATCCGTCTGAAAGATGTTTCATTAGCTTATGAATTACCTAAAGATTTAGTAAGATCTCTAAAGATGTCTAATCTGGGAGTACGATTGAATGTGATTAATCCATGGTTGATCTATGCAGATAAACGGTTAAATGGACAAGATCCGGAGTTTGTTAATTCCGGAGGTGTAGCTTTACCGATTGCTAGACAATATACATTAACCTTAAAAATGGGATTTTAATACTATGAAAAAGAAAATATTTTATCTATTGTTGTCTGCAGGACTATTGTCTGCAGGACTTTCTTCCTGTAAGAAGTTTTTGGATCCTTTGCCAGATAACAGAGCTGAACTAAATAATACAGAGAAGATTGCAAAACTATTGACTTCAGCTTACCCCGAAACTTCGTATGCATTGGTAGCGGAGATGTCATCTGATAATGTGGATGATTTTGGACCAACCATGACAAATTATAGCCGGTTTGTAGAGCAGGTTTTCAGATGGGAAGATATTACCGAACCTAATAATGATGGTATCGATTTTATCTGGAGTGCAGGATATGGTGCTATTGCAAGTGCCAATGCAGCATTACAGGCAATTGATGAAGCTGGAAACCCAAGTAGTCTTTCTGCACAAAGGGGAGAAGCGTTGGTAGCCAGAGCGTACAATCACTGGATTTTGGTGAATATGTTTGCTCAAAATTATTCGCAAAAATATTCAGCTACTGATTTAGGTATTACCTACATGACGAAAGGTGAAACAACTTTAAATCCTAAATACCAGAGAAATACAGTAAAAGAGGTTTATGATTTTATTGTAAAAGATTTGGAAGAAGGATTACCATTGATTAGTGATAATGCATATCCTAACAGTAGTGTCGCTAAGTATCACTTTAACCAAAGAGCGGCCTATACTTTTGCTGCACGTGTTGCTTTATTTATGGAGGATTGGGCAAAGGCTGCGGAATATGCATCCAGAGCTTTAAATAATAATCCGAGTGAAACTTTGAGAGATTATAATACAATTGCCAGTTTCAGTGCAAGTGCATTAAATATGGGACGAGAGTATAATGCAAGTTCTATTAAAGCTAATTTTCTTGTTGCTACAGCTTATTCGGCTATAGGTACAACTTTTGGATCAGGAGGATACACTACAAATAATAGAATTAATCATGGATGGCCAATAGCAAGAACGGAGACGCTTTTTACCAGAAATATCTATGGTACTACCGGAAGCTCTACAGCGTATAGAATGAGAGCTTTTGGATATGTAGCGGCTACTATCAATAAAGTATTTGTTCCTCGTGTTGTATATATGTTTGAATATACTGATCCAGTTGCCGGAACGGGTTTTGCAAGAGCAGTATTAAGTCCTATTACATCTGAAGAAGCATTGTTAACCAGAGCGGAGGCAAATATTCATCTTAAAAAATATTCAGATGCAATCTCGGATATGCAGATCTATATTAATAACAATACCCTGGTTAGTCCTTTGACAATTTCGGAGGCATCTATTAACACCTGGGCGAATAGTTTTGCATATTTTACACCAACTGCTCCAACGCCTAAGAAAAAGTTAAATCCGGATTTTGTTGTTGAACCGGGTACTCAGGAAAATATGATACATGCAATACTGTCATTAAGACGATTCGAAAATCTACATACAGGTTTCAGATGGTTTGATGTAAAACGATATGGAATTGAGATCGCGAGACGTGAAGCCTCAGGAACAAATACCAGTGCATTGACTTTTAAACTATTAGATAACAACCTGGTGGTAAGGGACAATCGTCGTGCTATTCAATTACCTCAGGATGTAATTAGTGCAGGTTTAACCCCAAATCCTAGATAATTATGAAAATAAGAAATATATTGACGTTATCATGTCTGATCATGTTATCAGCATGTTCAAAAGAAGATAAGCTGAATCCTAACAGTGTGTTTGTTGATTCCGAAGTACCTAAGAATGCATTGGATAACTACATCTATAACAATTATACGAAACCATATAATGTGGCAATTTTGTATAAATTCGTTGATAAAGAATCTGACATGGCTTATAATTTGGTGCCTGCACCATATGACGGTTCCATTCGGCTTACTAAATTGATGTTATATTCTGTGATTGGTGCATACGATCAGGTAACAGGTAGTACGCAGTTTATAAGAGGTAATTTTCCTAAGCTACTTACATATACCGGATCTGTGCCCGTTAACAATAATGGTACAATCATTTTGGGTACAGCAGAGTCGGGTACAAAAGTATCTTTATATAATTTGTTGGAAATGAACGAAACTAATGGAAAAAATCCAACATTTTTGAACTATTGGTTCTTTAAAACAATCCATCATGAATTTCAGCACATATTGAATCAAAATAAGCCTTATCCAAGTAATTTTGCTGAAATTACAGGAGGAGGTTATGTTGAAGACGAGTGGAGTACAACATATCCAGGAAATACTGCAGGATTAGCAGCAGCTATATCAGCAGGGTTTATCTCTCAGTATTCGTCAAAGAGTCATGGAGAGGATTTTGCTGAGCTGTTTTCTTTTTATGTAACACGTTCACAGGCAGATTTTGATGCTATCCTGAATACTCCAAATGCATCTGCAGCTGGAAAAGCCATCGTACTCTCTAAATTGGCGATCGTTAAGAACTACATGAAATCTTCATGGAACATCGATATGGATGTCTTAAGAGCGGAGATTTTGAACAGATATTCTAAGTTGGGAACCTTTGATCAAACTACATTAAATTGAGAATTATGAAATTGAAATTATTTATAATAGGTATAGCGGTTTTATCATTGGCAACTGGCTGTGAAAAGAAGATGGACCGTATTTTTGAAAAAAGTCCTACTGAACGTCTGAATGCCAGTGTCGCTAGTGCATACGGAGAGCTACAAGCCAATAAAGATGGTTGGTTAATTAAGTACTTTCCAAGTGCAAATAAAGAATTTGGTGGATATACATTGTTCGCAAAATTTACCTCTGCAACGGATGTAACTATAGAAGGTGACAGAAATACTACTGTTGCAACCAGTATGTATACAGTTTATCCGGGTGCCGGACCAATCTTAACTTTTGATACCTATAATGCAGTTATCCATTACTTCTGTCTACCAGGCGGACAGTATACTGGGATCGGTGCTAATGAATCAGGTATGAAAGGGGATTTTGAGTTTTTAGTAACCAAAACCAGTGCTGATTCAATTGTTATGGAAGGAAGAAAAACATACAATAAAATTGTTATGATTCCTATTAAAAGCACGGAAGCGGCTACTATTGCGGCATCTTACAGAGCTGCAGCGGCTAAATTCCAGCCGTTTTCAAACTACAAATTTGAGGTGGGTACTGAATCTCTTCCGGCAAGTTTTGGAAATGCAACGACTAAGAGAGCGTTATCAGTGGCAGGAGTAATGTATTCGTATCGGTATACGCCTACAGGTTTGGAATTCTATCAGGAATACGAACTGAAGGGAGTTCGCTTTAAAGAACTGAAGTATGTTGAGCCTACCGGAACTTATTCAAAAGGGTATTTTACTAATGATGCGGGAACTATTAAGCTAGTTCCGCAAAGTTAAAATTAAAGCTTTCCTGTTGTTTTGAGTCGGCAGGGAAGTTTTATATGTTTATTAATAATGGCCCTCCCGGATTTATCCGGGAGGGCTTTTTTAACAAATATTCATTACATTTTAATACTGACCAATTACTGATAATTATGGAAAATCAGACATATCTGAAAGAAAGAGATATCCGGAAATCAAAACTGGTTTTCTGGGGTTCTGTAGCTATATTGATCTTTTTTGCAAGTACAGTATTCGTTTACGGATCACTTTTATATTTGCCGGAATGGATCATTGTATTGCACAGCATAGCAGATCAGTTGGTCCGAATTCCTGCAATTCTTGGATGTTTTGTCCTTTTGGGAATCTCGGGTTACTATATTATATTTAAAAAGCAATACTATTACCGCTGGTATTTTAATGTGCTGTATAATATTTTCAGTATAGCTCTAATATTTTTCAGAGATTATTTTGTGATTTAGTGTTTAATGAACTTTCTCATCAATAGAATTAAAGATTCTGTTAATCTTACTGTTTACAAAAGAATCAAGTAACTCTTTTCAGTGATTAAATTTTACTATTGACGTTTGCTCTCATTAATAATTATACGATTAGTTCTTCAGATAGCTAATCTGAGGATTAATATATGTGTAATTAATATTACCACAAAGAATTAATAGAGATTCAGAATCATTTATTGGTCTTAAATCTCTATTAAGTAACTTTAATTATTCACATTCTACGAATGGATAAAAAACAGGTTGACTAGGGCCTGGACATGTTAGGCATTGAGGAAGAGGGGTGCCAGTTTCTATAACTTTTCCCATAAAGACTTTATAATATGTTCCTTCATTTCTATAAAATCCATCGGGAAGCAAACATGTCAAGTTTGAATTGTAATAATATAATCCGTTTGCTCCTTTATATACATTAGTAACAGGATCAACCATTGAATCTGAAAGGGAAGCTAAATCTGTAGCATAAGTATATACACCAGTATAATTTTCAGGAAAATTCAAACCGATAGGAGTTTCAATTGGATTGTTGTTGGGAACAACTATTTCATCCCACTGTTTAGGGATTGTTATACCGTTAACAACGACAAATTCCTCTGGTATAGTAATAATAAAGGGATTTTCTGCTGCTAGAGCTGCTATAGCAGAACAATTAATAGCTCCCAGAACTGCTCCAATACCTGCCCCAACCTGGCCTCCAAAAGCTGCGCCGGCAAGACCACCTCCAACCGCACCTAAGAAATCACTTTTTACTATTTTAAAAAATTTACCAAACCATCCTCTAGCAGCAATATTTTGCGGAATTTGATTTAATTGAGGTTCATTACTCCAATGGATATATGAATCTATAAAAACTTCCGACGAAGTTAACAAAATGGTTTT
Proteins encoded in this region:
- a CDS encoding zinc-binding metallopeptidase; the encoded protein is MKIRNILTLSCLIMLSACSKEDKLNPNSVFVDSEVPKNALDNYIYNNYTKPYNVAILYKFVDKESDMAYNLVPAPYDGSIRLTKLMLYSVIGAYDQVTGSTQFIRGNFPKLLTYTGSVPVNNNGTIILGTAESGTKVSLYNLLEMNETNGKNPTFLNYWFFKTIHHEFQHILNQNKPYPSNFAEITGGGYVEDEWSTTYPGNTAGLAAAISAGFISQYSSKSHGEDFAELFSFYVTRSQADFDAILNTPNASAAGKAIVLSKLAIVKNYMKSSWNIDMDVLRAEILNRYSKLGTFDQTTLN
- a CDS encoding DUF4302 domain-containing protein encodes the protein MKLKLFIIGIAVLSLATGCEKKMDRIFEKSPTERLNASVASAYGELQANKDGWLIKYFPSANKEFGGYTLFAKFTSATDVTIEGDRNTTVATSMYTVYPGAGPILTFDTYNAVIHYFCLPGGQYTGIGANESGMKGDFEFLVTKTSADSIVMEGRKTYNKIVMIPIKSTEAATIAASYRAAAAKFQPFSNYKFEVGTESLPASFGNATTKRALSVAGVMYSYRYTPTGLEFYQEYELKGVRFKELKYVEPTGTYSKGYFTNDAGTIKLVPQS